TTCGCGACTTTCTTTCAATTTATTCTGTGAATTTTGTATTTCAACGCTTTCCTAGGCCTCTTGTCCCTGTACCCTTTTGCCTCTTGACCGGTTCATTTTTCCTCCTTCTCGTGGAATTTGCTTCTCCTTTGTCGTTGGAGTTTCCTTTTTATTCTTTGTCATTTCATTTCCTTCAGCAACCTTCCCCTTCTTGGCCTTTCCACCTTGTTTTTGATTGACCTGGACTCCTTCCTCTGGAATTGCGTTATTACCTTCCTTGATACGAATTTTTGCTTCATTGgtttcctcctcatcctcctgcgTTCCGCTCAATTCTTTGTTAGACTCTATCGTAAACACCATCAGCTGTTCGGCTCTTTTTTCTTCGCTGACTTTTTTCCTTTGTTCCATCTTCTTTCTTAACTTCTTCTCGTAGTTATGCACGTCTTTTGTTATCCATTCTTTTGCGTCTCTCAGATCTCCACTTATCTCACCGATTCCACTTGGCATTGGGAACCGGATCGCCTGGTGATATGTCGACGCAACTCCCTTTATTCCATGTATCCAAGGCCGCACTATGAGAACACTGTAGGGAGAATCGACATCTACGACACAGAATGTGACCTTCATCTCTAGTTCGCCAGCGAGAATCTTCACGGTCAGTTCCCCATTCGGCTTAGACGCTACCCCATTGAACCCATATATGTTATATGTAGAAGGTACCAGATCCGAGTCCTTGTATCCCATGGTTCTAAAGGTATGGTAAAAGAGGATATCGACTGAACTCCCAGTATCAACTAAGATTCTGTCTATTTTTCAAATTCTCCTTTCCTAAGCTTGCTCTTCCTCCCATCTGGAATATTTTCCGAATCCCAAGGTCACGACCAGAGGATTTGTGTGCAAAGTTTCCCCATCAGGTGCATCCTTCGCCGAGAAGGTTATCTCCCTCTTCTGCCATTTCTCTAGCGGCTCTTTCGTCATGGCGCTGAATATTTCGTTTCCCTCGAAATCCCTTTTgtgtactcttttaagcacattgTCATGAAAGTCTTGGAGACTTCTTGCCTCGTGAATTATCGAATTACAGTTTAATTGGTGCTTTCCCCGGTCTATCTCGATCCGGTATATTGGCTGATTCTCACGAGGTGGCGGGGATGGAACATAACCCTCTAGGAAATGCGCGAGTTTCCCTTGGTCTATCAAGCGAAGTACAATTCGCCGAACGTTCATGCAATCACCTGTTTGGTGTCCATGGAAGCGATGATActtacaaaattcatgacttcgaaACCCTGGCGGGGGAGGGATTTCCTCTGTCAGCACTATTGCCTCCCACACTTTTTCCACAGTTGTGTTAAGTCGTGGGAGTTTCACATCTTCAAAGATTGGTCCATTGGACCTCCTTTCCCCGTATCTGGCTCCTTGATTATTCCTAGGTTGGTATCCCGTATTATAGCTTCCTGGCTCATGATTTCTTCGTTTTGACtcctcatacctttgttgatcaatCCACTCCTGATCTCCACTCGAGACGGACACAAGCTTCGCTGGGACGGGAACTACTGGCTGTCCCTTTCCTCCCCTGAGTTTATCCTCCACTGCGTGCACCGCTCTTGGTAATAGCCTAGAATTCCCTTCTTTCGCTGGGGCCAACGTCATTTCGCTGACCTGTCTTTGCTTTTCCTCCAAAGCTATGTATTCCTCCTGGTACTCCCTCAGCTCATTCATCGTTATCGAGTTTCGAATAATGAATATCTGTGTGTACAGTAGGTCCGTTGGTATCAAAGCATTCACGAAGGCTAAGATGAAGTTTCGTTCATCAACTCTCCGGCTAACTCGCTGCACACTATTCTCCATCTCGTGACCAACCCCCGCAAGCTTTCTGTTGGCCTTCTCCTCAAGTTGAACAATGTCTTTATCCCAGGTCTCAACAAGTTTCTTCTTATGTACGTCGTCAAGAATATCCTCTGCAAATCTTTGAATGATGATATTGACTTTTCCGGGAGTCCATCAAACCAGGCTaatgcctcccctgttaagctcgcGGGGAAATATCGACAAAGTATTGCGTCATTTCGTCCCCATTGCATCAACGAAAGGGTATATTATTTCAATGTTTCACTGCACTTTCCGATTCACTGAATATGCTTGCAAGCGTTGGTAATACACATTTCTCCGGGATGTCCGTATGCATGATCTCATAGGTGAATGGCGATTTATATGCTTCCTCTATTGCTTCTACTAACTGTATTCTTCCACCTCTTCGTGAGTTATTAATTAAAGCCCTCATGTCTCTCAACTCGTTCAGGACTTCTTGGTTCAAGTTTCCTCCATCCTCCTCATGGTGACGGCCTCTCATCACGCTAAGCCTCCCTTCGCCTGGTCGTCGCCTTTCCTCCTCGTCTCGGATAAGGTTCGCCCGACGTTGCAGTTCGTCATCCTGCCTTTGTTCCTCCTCATGTCTCCGCCTCTGATCTTCCCATTGTGAGACCTCCAGTGCTCTTCTCAAGTCTCTTTCTTCGTATTCGTTCGCTCGTCGTCTTCTTCTTCGTCCTCCTTCATCTTCCTAGTGGTCATATCTCCTTCGCCGCAGTTCATCTTCCTCCGAAGATACAGTGTTTCCTTCCGAATCTATGACATTCATCTCCACGTTTTCGTTAAGCTGCCGGTTTTGTTGCCTCAACCTAGCATTATGCCTTTCCAACTATACTTGTTGTTCCGCCAAGACCCGGTCCCGTTCTCGTTCACGATAGAGCGTCTCCCTTATATGGTCCAACGTCATGTTTTCTTCTCCGATATTCTCTTCCATCTCCTCGAGAGTCATCTCCTCCTCAACAACGGTGTCTGTATCGGATGTGTGCACTGAACCTTCCCTGAGGCCATTTTCCTCCGTCTGCCGCTGGTTCTCTTCTCGTCTGTCTCCTACAGCTGATATTCCGGCCCGTTCCATCCTTCCTCTCCTCGCCTCTATACGTTGGCTTCTTCTTGTTGCTATCACATGCCTTGCTCGATCTGGTGTCATGGCCATCTAACAATCTTCAACCTCCACGATCTTTCTCTGCTCTCCACGCGAAATTCCAAGATCTCTTCCTATTCTATTTCTCTAACCTTGTATACAAACGTAAAAACTCAAGATCTACAACCCTAACTTCAAACAACTCGCTAGATCTATAACCTCTACAATCTCTAAGACAACTTATTTCCTTTTctaactcttagatgaggataaatccccaatctaagttccctgtttctggacACCAAAATGTGATTATTGAAAATTCAGCAACACACCCACatggagaatatgcaagatctaagacataataaacactagaacttaaacttatttattaatctcaagcgaaatacaagttacactctacaaggaaaccctaatcccttctctcagcctatgaattacaaggaaaccctaactctctctctctctcctatgcTAGACCTTACCCTCTCCAAAACATCTCTCCCTTTACATTGtccaaaggtctctatttataggcctaagcaACCTTAGTGGCATACATCTCATATCatctcgccgaggttactttatgcttcgccCGGAGCATATTCTATAAAGTTTTTCCCCATCTTTCGctgacttcacgtggtcttgtcgggacacctaTCCTTTTTCTTGCGCCCTACTGTTTCTACTTCGCGGGTTATCTTCTTCGCCAAGTAATCTTGTCGTGATTCGCCTTAGTACTTTATTCGGGATGGAAAGTTATCTCGTGATTGGGATTTGTATTTCGCCTTCTGATGTTGACTGATTTGACAGGTCACTGACATGGATCTTTGACTATGATTTTCTTACCTTACTTGGTATGACACATGGCaatcctatttcgtgtacctacattTTTTGTCAAAATACGAGGGACGTGGAATCGATGAGTTCTACAGTTACGATGTTAAGTTGGAAATGTTGGATTCTGTCATCAAGACAAATGGTAAGCATTTCATGTGGCATGTAAGCAGCCTTGCCCGCCTGTAATCAACCTTTACTGACATGTTTCGAAACTTTCTACTGTTTTTATTATCGAAATATTATGTTTCTAGTTTTTATCGAAATAATTGCCTTACACGCATTATTAGTTTTTGTTTCCTTAACTGACGTGCTATCTTATGTGTAACTCAAACAAATTCGCATCATCAAAAACTTGAAAATATATAGATCTATTACCATTGTTTTCCAAGGTTTCGTACAAGTGATTTTGAGGATGAAACAGTCCCCATAATCCCCAAAACTAAACCAAAAATTATAAGAACTACATTGAACGCTAGAGCTATCTTTGATAACCGAGGCCTAAAGATCTTAATGTAAACAGCACAAGGGTATATTATTGAGACACTAATGCTAACTAGTGAACCAGTTAAGCCAAGAACGTTTTCAAAATAAGGAACCGCGAGGGCTAAAATTAGAACAAATATGAGCAGTAAGGATCCTACAGTACCCCTAATGAACATTTTCATTTTTACACTCATTGAAGAAGGTAGTTTCCGTTCCACTGCCGATGCTACTGGAACAAGTTCAAATGCATATTTTGTCAATGGTGTCAAGACTACTGCCCACAATGCTATTTTTGTGATAATGAGATGTCTTGGCATGCTAAGCGTGATTTGTGAGCTCACTCCAGACCCGAACAACTTGGCACCCATGAACCCCAATGCCGTGTAGAATATTGTAACCAAGCCAAAGCTCGCAATGGATACCTAAATTTCCAGGAAATGAGAAATATTAGTAATTATATGTATATGTTCAAAATATAATCGATATATTTAAGTTGTCAGAGAAAAGTAGCTAGATGTCTATAAGAATCAAACTAAAAAATGTAATTAGGTACACACCTTAGTGAATTGAGAAGGATCTTTCATGGATTTGTAAATATCTGGGAAGAGGACATGAGAAGCAAAACTGAAGATATATAAACCAGATACTGCAGGTATGTTTCGTAGTTGAAGCACTGGTACAGATTGGTTAGCTTTGACACCACCAAATGCAGCAGTACATCCTACCGTGACAAAGATAACAAGCGACATGAGTATACCCGCCGTAGAAAGAAATGATATCTTCGAAAGATCCCTTAACCATACAGTGGGTAATGCTATTACAATTGCAATTACTGTCAGAGCTTGAGCTGTATTGATCCATGACAAATCTAGGAGTTTAGCTCCAAGAAATACTTGACCCAAATTATCGTGAAGCGAAATGGTGAATGAAACTAGCGACATAAAGATTTCCATGTACATGAAGATTGAAGCTATAAGCCTTCCTTTCTTCCCAAAAGTATACTGTGCAATGTCTGGATAGTTTCTTAACTTGACGTTGTTTTTGAGACATTCGGCTAATAGATGTGAAGTATATGCACATATTATTCCAAATCCTATGAGAAGGAAAGCCGAAGCCCATCCACCATTTTGTACTGCGTAGGGTGTCGATAGCTGTCCAAGACCTGTTTAATACATACAAAGAAAAAGAGAATTTTGCTTCATTAGAACTAACCACACCTATATACAACTAGCTGGGTCTGGAGACGTGTATTAATCATGGGATTGCTAGAAACTCATCAATAGATGCCCAGGTTGCCTAGTCAATGTGGAACTATTCCAACACATGCCAACCTGAattctagtttttctttttttcttctcattttgAAACATAGAAAGTGTAGCCAAGTAGTAGAACATACCTATGAGAATTCCAGACATGTTGAGAACTGAATGAAGAAAGGAACTATCAGCCTTGGCATATTGTTGTTGATCCTTAGTCTCATGAACATCATAACCATTACCATGGTCATTTGTAGAGCTTCCTCCTTTGTAATAATTAATATCAACGATGATTTCCTTTGACTCTTTCTTATTCTCCGGAGAAACAATACCGGATAATGCATCTCCGGTGGTCTTCGTATCGGATTCACCCAAAGTAGAACTTGTGTTTTCCTCCAAGCAATAAACTTGACAATACGTAACCagatttgatgatttttttttcacttgatTTCAATATCCAGCTACCTCTCTTTCTTTGCTCACTTGTGTATATAAATGGAGAGCAAAGATGATTAGATGAGTATTTGTACATACATGAAATTTGAAGCCTATATATATATTGCTATTCCAGGATTCAGATTTCGAAAAAAGATGTTGACTTTCTGTCGATAGTAACTTGCATATAGACTCTATATCAACGATGAAAGGATGTATAGGATGTAATTGAAGAGCCGCATAATCTAAATTAAGGTAAGCGTTTTCCAATTTTTCTCATACAATACTGAAATTGGAAAAAGTTTATTCAGCGACTGCTCTAGCCACTTGGTCTCAACCGAGTCGCGAAGACAGTTTCTGACTGACATCATTAAAGTCTGCAATTTCGTGGGAAGTGGAACTATGGAGAAATGATGGACCTTCCGGGGACTCTCTGTTAAAGCTAATAAAAATAAGCTACAACATTTCTTTTTAATGAGCCCATTTGGCCTTCTTCTTGATGGTTAATTATCTGTTCGGAGTCCAACCATTGTAATCAGATGCCATCAAATTTTATTTGTGTCTCTGGCAATCTGCTTTCATATGAGACCCATCATTCACCCTCGAATAAAAAAAATGGTCATGGATTATTTATAGGCTTACCCCAACCGTCCAAATTGGGTATGACAGTATTCATTAGTATGAAGCAAAACTACAAAAATACGGCAAGTTGCTTGAAGTTTATTGAGTTGACTTTAAAATCCTACTCGGTTTCTAGTCAtcttatcattttttattttgtttttttcatttcAATTCAACTCGGTTTCTAGGCCATTAATGATTTCATACACTTACACATCTTATAAACTCCAAATAAATGCATGAGGAAATGCAAGTTACTTGGCAGATTTGCAACTTGGATGAGCCATTTAGTGTTGGATACAGAGAACTAGTTTAATATATCAAAATACACGTCTGTTTGTATTCATCTCTAGAAATAGCCAACTACCCCCTCCGTACCTATTATTTAGGGGAGattttcatttttccttgtaTACTATATAGGCGGAGTCCAAATTTCGAAACGATTTTTTACTTATATTATCCTTATTTATTTGCTTGGAAATCATCACAATTTAGTGTCTCTAATATTGGGAATATAATTAAGGATAAAATAGTCAAAATAATTAGAAATgtaaaaaatcaataaaagtATCTTAATCTAAGGGAATTGGTCCCTTCGCCTATATATGTGGTAGGCAGGGAGTAGTTTTTTTTGGTATCGGAGGTCAGTCCATTAATTTGCAACTGTAATAGTACATATTTTGAGTAAGGAAACAAGTGCCCCCCCTCTAGCTATTCTTGTGCCAGATGCAATGGCCGGCCAAGGAGTCCAACATTATAGAGTTCCCAATGGAGTCAAACAGAGGTAGCTCCACTGACATAAAAAGACCGACTTATCTAACacttttatcaatttttttttaatgaactTCTGCGAACCAACTTGGAGGGTTATGGAACTAACAAACAAATACACATCAACAAAAATTCCAAAATGAGCAAATATGGATTTATTACCATTGTCTTCCAACGTTTTGAACAAGTGATTTTGAGGATGTAATGGTACCTATAATCCCCAAAAATAGACCAAAGATAATGAAAAATACATTGAATGCTAGACCTAGCTTTGATAACTGAGGCCTAAAGATCTTAATGTAAAACGCACAAGGATATATGATTGCGACACTGATACTAACAAGTGAACCGGTTAAGCCGAGAACGTTTTCAAAGTAAGGAACCGTGAGAGCTAAAATTAGAACAAATATTAGCAGTAAGGATCCTACAGTACCCCTAATGAACTTTCTCATTTTTGAACTCATCGAAGAAGGAAGTTTGCATTCAACTACGGATGCTACTGGAACGAGTTGAAATGCATATTTTGTCAATGACGTTAAGACGACAGCCCACAATGCTATCTTTGTAATAATGAGATGTCTCGGCATGCTGAGGGTAACTTGTGAGCTCACTCCAGAACCAAATAACTTCGCCCCCATGAACCCCAATCCCGTATAGAAGACTGTAACCAGGCCAAAGCTCGCAATGGATACCTAATTTCCAGGAAATGAGGGATATTAGTAATCATATATATGTTCAAATATAATCGACATTTGTATCCCGATATATTTAAGCTGTCAGAGGAAAGTAGCTAGCTGTCTATAAGaatcaaactaaaaaaaatgTAATGAGGTACACACCTTAGAGAACTGAGAAGGGTCTCTCATCGATTTGTAAATATCAGGAAAGAGGACATGAGCAGCAAAACTGTAAATATATAAACCAGATACTGCAGGAATTTTGTTGAGTTGAAGCACTGGTATAGATTGGTTAGTTTTAATACCACCAAATGCGGCCGTACATCCTATTGTGACAAAAATTACAAGCGACATGAGAATACCCGCCACAGAAAGAAATGATATCTTCGAAAGATCTCTCAGCCATACTGTGGGTAATACTAATATAATTGCAATTACTGTCAGAGCTTGAGCTGTATTAATCCATGACAAATTGAGGAGTTTAGCTCCAAGAAATACTTGACCCAAGTTATTGTGAAGCGAAATCGTGAATGAGACTAGGGACATAAAGATTTCCATGTACATGAAGATTGAAACCATAACCCTTCCTTTCTTCCCGAAAGAAAACTGTGCAATGTCTAGATAGTTTCTTAACTTGGCATTATTTTTGAGACATTCTGCTAATAGATGTGAAGTATATGCACATAGTATTCCGAATCCTATGAGAAGGAAAGCCGAAGCCCATCCACCATTTTGTACTGCGTAGGGTGTCGATAGTTGTCCAAGACCTGCTTAATTTTAAGGAGGAAGTGCAAAGAAAATGAGAATCTTGCTTCATAGAACTGCATAACATATAGCCACACCTATATACATACATCTAGTTATATCTAGATTAGTAGTAGAAAATACCTATCAGAGTTCCGGACATGTTGATAACTGAATGAAGAAAGGAACTATCTGCCTTAGCGTGTTGTTCTTGCACCTTCATTTCAGgaacattatcattattaccaTTACCACTACCAATCATAGAGCTTTCTTCCCCGTAATTGATGTTAATCATGACTTCATTTGACATTTTACTATTTTCCCTAGCAACAATGCCGGATACATCTCTGATGGTCTTAGTATTGGACCCACACAAAGTACTCGTGTTTTCCTCCGAGCCATTAACTTGACAATTCATAactaaattttgtgattttttctTAAGTTAGGAGATGATTTCAATCGAGTCCCAATCCAGCTACCTCTCTTTCTTTACTAACTTGTATGTAGACATAGATAAAAGCATAGTTTATTAAGAGACTGCTCTAGCTGCTTGGCCTAGAACAACTCGCAAAGACAGCTGCAATTTCGTGGGAACTGTGGAGAAAAAGAATTAATCGGCCTTTTCGTAAAAGATCAAGTTCTGCTATTCAACTTATTTCTCGAATCAATGCAACAAAGATAAAATAAGCTAAAGTACAAAAGCTAACCCTATCGGGAGTTCGGGACCATTGTCATGTCAGGTGGCATCAAATTTTATAAGTGCCTCCTAGAatgcttttttattttttggtggtGCAAGAGCAAGATGCTTATATGCATCAACTGCGTGGTGTATTGTATTTTGTTCTTGCTTTAGGCTTCTGGGTTGGCCTTTTGTTTTTCCCATTTTGGTCAGGGGATGTATTAAGTTTACCGGTCCCTTGATAAACTATTCACACGTACAGGATGTTGTA
This is a stretch of genomic DNA from Papaver somniferum cultivar HN1 chromosome 1, ASM357369v1, whole genome shotgun sequence. It encodes these proteins:
- the LOC113360094 gene encoding amino acid transporter AVT1H-like, which produces QVKKKSSNLVTYCQVYCLEENTSSTLGESDTKTTGDALSGIVSPENKKESKEIIVDINYYKGGSSTNDHGNGYDVHETKDQQQYAKADSSFLHSVLNMSGILIGLGQLSTPYAVQNGGWASAFLLIGFGIICAYTSHLLAECLKNNVKLRNYPDIAQYTFGKKGRLIASIFMYMEIFMSLVSFTISLHDNLGQVFLGAKLLDLSWINTAQALTVIAIVIALPTVWLRDLSKISFLSTAGILMSLVIFVTVGCTAAFGGVKANQSVPVLQLRNIPAVSGLYIFSFASHVLFPDIYKSMKDPSQFTKVSIASFGLVTIFYTALGFMGAKLFGSGVSSQITLSMPRHLIITKIALWAVVLTPLTKYAFELVPVASAVERKLPSSMSVKMKMFIRGTVGSLLLIFVLILALAVPYFENVLGLTGSLVSISVSIIYPCAVYIKIFRPRLSKIALAFNVVLIIFGLVLGIMGTVSSSKSLVRNLGKQW
- the LOC113360099 gene encoding amino acid transporter AVT1H-like, translated to MNCQVNGSEENTSTLCGSNTKTIRDVSGIVARENSKMSNEVMININYGEESSMIGSGNGNNDNVPEMKVQEQHAKADSSFLHSVINMSGTLIGLGQLSTPYAVQNGGWASAFLLIGFGILCAYTSHLLAECLKNNAKLRNYLDIAQFSFGKKGRVMVSIFMYMEIFMSLVSFTISLHNNLGQVFLGAKLLNLSWINTAQALTVIAIILVLPTVWLRDLSKISFLSVAGILMSLVIFVTIGCTAAFGGIKTNQSIPVLQLNKIPAVSGLYIYSFAAHVLFPDIYKSMRDPSQFSKVSIASFGLVTVFYTGLGFMGAKLFGSGVSSQVTLSMPRHLIITKIALWAVVLTSLTKYAFQLVPVASVVECKLPSSMSSKMRKFIRGTVGSLLLIFVLILALTVPYFENVLGLTGSLVSISVAIIYPCAFYIKIFRPQLSKLGLAFNVFFIIFGLFLGIIGTITSSKSLVQNVGRQW